The following are encoded together in the Humulus lupulus chromosome 5, drHumLupu1.1, whole genome shotgun sequence genome:
- the LOC133778662 gene encoding uncharacterized protein LOC133778662, whose amino-acid sequence MEIFYFLLFGFLALVVMTLELTKNSKDRLSTSPAFNAFKNNYILVYSIMMAGDWLQGPYVYYLYSQYGFGKGEIGQLFIAGFGSSMIFGTIVGSLADKQGRKRACITYCISYILSCATKHSSDYKVLMLGRVLGGISTSLLCSAFESWLVAEHNKRGFDQKWLSITFSKAIFVGNGLVAIVSGLFGNLLVHTLEFGPVAPFDAAGCFLAIGMGIIMLSWTENYGDPSENKSLYAQFKGAAVVIASDEKIALLGAIQSLFEGSMYIVVFLWTPALSPNNEEIPHGFIFATFMLASMLGSSIASRLMARSSFKVESYMEIVFVISAASLLLPIVTNYVVVPSSVKGGSLPLSGCIQLIGFCTFEACVGVFWPSIMKMRSQYIPEEARSTIMNFFRIPLNIFVCIVLYNVDAVPITIMLGMCSIFLAIAAVLQRRLMMIGESQRSKTEDWTAIDKNKEEEPLNA is encoded by the exons ATGGAGATTTTCTACTTCCTACTCTTTGGGTTTCTGGCACTGGTGGTGATGACCTTGGAGCTCACCAAAAACAGCAAAGATCGACTCAGTACATCCCCTGCTTTTAATGCCTTCAAGAACAACTACATCCTCGTTTACTCTATCATGATGG CCGGGGATTGGTTGCAGGGTCCGTATGTTTACTATCTTTACAGCCAATATGGATTTGGAAAGGGAGAGATTGGTCAGCTCTTTATAGCTGGGTTTGGATCGTCTATGATTTTCGGGACAATTGTTGGATCTCTTGCTGACAAACA GGGCCGGAAGAGGGCATGTATTACTTACTGCATTAGTTATATTTTAAGTTGCGCCACCAAACATTCTTCTGACTACAAAGTTTTAATGCTGGGACGTGTTTTGGGAGGCATTTCAACTTCTTTACTCTGCTCAGCTTTTGAATCTTGGCTTGTTGCAGAACACAACAAG AGGGGATTTGACCAGAAATGGCTTTCAATAACATTTTCCAAGGCAATATTTGTTGGTAATGGTTTGGTTGCCATTGTATCTGGGTTATTTGGGAATCTTCTAGTACATACACTGGAATTTGGCCCTGTAGCTCCATTTGACGCTGCTGGATGTTTTCTAGCAATTGGCATGGGCATTATAATGTTATCATGGACTGAAAATTATGGAGACCCATCAGAAAATAAGAGCCTGTATGCCCAATTTAAGGGTGCTGCTGTGGTTATTGCCTCTG ATGAGAAAATTGCGTTGCTGGGTGCTATTCAGTCCCTATTTGAGGGTTCAATGTACATAGTTGTTTTCCTTTGGACTCCTGCTCTGAGTCCAAACAATGAGGAAATTCCGCATGGATTCATTTTTGCAACATTCATGCTGGCCTCGATGCTTGGAAGCTCTATTGCGTCTCGGTTGATGGCTCGTTCATCCTTCAAAGTTGAAAGCTACATGGAGATCGTGTTTGTAATCTCTGCAGCTTCCCTCTTGCTTCCAATTGTAACAAAT TATGTGGTTGTGCCTTCCAGTGTGAAAGGTGGAAGTCTCCCACTTTCAGGGTGTATTCAACTCATTGGCTTTTGCACATTTGAGGCCTGTGTGGGAGTTTTTTGGCCTTCTATCATGAAAATGAGGTCCCAATACATTCCTGAAGAGGCTAGAAGCACGATCATGAACTTCTTCCGCATTCCTCTCAACATCTTTGTGTGCATTGTGCTGTATAAT GTTGATGCTGTTCCCATCACTATAATGCTTGGCATGTGCTCAATTTTCCTTGCTATAGCAGCTGTGCTGCAAAGGCGGCTCATGATGATCGGAGAGAGTCAAAGATCAA AAACAGAAGACTGGACAGCAATAGACAAGAACAAAGAAGAAGAGCCATTAAATGCCTAA
- the LOC133778663 gene encoding early nodulin-like protein 8, whose amino-acid sequence MANLRTCTSPKFQLLLASLFLILFQANKVFCSQYKVGDLDSWGIPTSANPQVYAKWSKYHSFKAGDSLLFLYPPSQDSVIQVSKQSYNSCSLKDPILYMDNGNSLFNITSEGEYFFTSGKPGHCEKKQKLYILVGNGTGTAFSPSSGPSASDTAAPSYPTVFGTIPAPPSSNSSPALSFSVFMAAGIGFLACALLGRTI is encoded by the exons ATGGCCAATCTTAGGACTTGTACTAGTCCTAAATTTCAGCTCTTGTTGGCTTCTCTATTCCTCATATTATTTCAAGCTAATAAAGTCTtctgttctcagtacaaagttGGAGATTTGGATTCTTGGGGAATACCCACTTCAGCAAATCCACAAGTCTATGCCAAATGGTCCAAATACCACTCTTTCAAGGCTGGAGATTCTCTCT TGTTCTTGTACCCACCAAGCCAAGATTCAGTGATTCAAGTCAGCAAACAATCCTACAACAGCTGCAGCCTCAAAGATCCAATCTTGTACATGGATAATGGAAATTCTCTGTTTAACATCACTTCAGAAGGAGAATATTTCTTCACAAGTGGAAAGCCTGGCCATTGTGAAAAGAAACAAAAGCTTTACATTCTGGTTGGGAATGGCACTGGCACAGCATTCTCTCCCTCTTCTGGTCCCTCTGCATCAGACACTGCTGCACCCTCATATCCCACAGTCTTTGGCACCATCCCAGCGCCACCTTCTTCTAATTCTTCACCGGCTTTGAGTTTTTCAGTTTTCATGGCTGCTGGTATTGGATTTTTGGCATGTGCACTACTTGGTAGAACCAtatga
- the LOC133778664 gene encoding N6-adenosine-methyltransferase MT-A70-like, whose protein sequence is METQSDGNDENALPTIKEMRQSLEARIHSHHATHLELLSALQAHVEPNIVSSIDLSLKVVSSFENRPFVPTPPLPHPKPNPRKTLESTRPLSPETRSNRPVSAEEPRPSGNVSKTQNPKTPPGSNPVRNSESEKFSPIDESGSPLSVVRSMVAVCLIERVPFSPIDSSTVLRKLENDQSATPSEKAALRELGGESGAILAVEMALRSMAEENGGVELEEFVVSGKSRVMVLAIDRTRLLKELPESCQYQPPESNSLDGNGSQNQQQHVTGGVDVNGGVFGMTGPGRPMPDLWMGPNDPHMSGFPPMFPGGGPPGGMMGPRGAPRLMGMMGVPRMSVPPFHRPPLGPNAAGSNAIPQKSRSEDDDLKDLEALLNKKSFKELQKSKTGEELLDLIHRPTAKETAVAAKFKTKGGSQLKEYCSSLTKEDCRRQSGSFVACEKVHFRRIIAPHTDINLGDCSFLDTCRHMKTCKYVHYELDPTPDVSPMIMGASTLPPSKPLKPMRAEYCSQVELGEPQWINCDIRNFRMDILGQFGVIMADPPWDIHMELPYGTMADDEMRNLNVPALQTDGLIFLWVTGRAMELGRECLELWGYKRVEEIIWVKTNQLQRIIRTGRTGHWLNHSKEHCLVGIKGDPIVNRNIDTDVIVAEVRETSRKPDEMYPLLERISPRTRKLELFARMHNTHSGWMSLGNQLQGVRLVDEGLRARFKAAYPEVEVQPSSPPRASTMDIDSGAAPMRSPFSPTEPKSTATQFTEPAAPGAPYSAASEDNKPMGVDVDMAS, encoded by the exons ATGGAAACCCAATCTGATGGTAACGACGAGAACGCTCTTCCCACCATTAAAGAAATGCGTCAAAGCTTAGAAGCTCGCATACACTCCCACCATGCCACCCATCTGGAGCTTCTTTCTGCTCTCCAAGCCCATGTCGAACCCAATATCGTCTCCTCCATTGATCTTTCTCTTAAGGTCGTTTCTTCTTTCGAAAATCGTCCTTTTGTTCCTACTCCCCCACTCCCTCACCCTAAACCCAACCCCAGAAAAACCCTTGAGTCAACTCGCCCTTTATCCCCTGAAACTCGCTCGAATCGCCCTGTTTCGGCTGAAGAACCGCGGCCCAGTGGTAATGTTTCCAAGACCCAGAACCCCAAAACCCCTCCTGGTTCGAACCCAGTTAGGAATTCGGAGAGCGAGAAGTTTAGCCCCATTGACGAGAGCGGTAGCCCCTTGTCAGTGGTTCGTTCGATGGTGGCGGTTTGTCTGATTGAGAGGGTTCCCTTTTCGCCAATTGATTCGTCGACGGTGTTGAGGAAGTTAGAGAATGACCAGTCTGCGACGCCGTCGGAGAAGGCGGCGCTGCGCGAGCTTGGCGGCGAGTCGGGGGCAATACTGGCTGTGGAGATGGCGCTGAGATCGATGGCGGAGGAGAATGGTGGGGTTGAATTGGAGGAGTTTGTGGTGAGTGGAAAGTCTCGGGTAATGGTTTTGGCCATTGACAGGACTCGGCTACTTAAGGAATTGCCTGAGAGCTGTCAGTACCAGCCACCAGAATCGAATTCGCTAGATGGGAATGGGAGTCAGAACCAGCAGCAGCATGTTACTGGTGGGGTTGACGTTAATGGTGGAGTGTTTGGAATGACAGGGCCGGGGAGGCCAATGCCGGACTTGTGGATGGGGCCAAATGATCCCCATATGTCCGGGTTTCCCCCAATGTTTCCGGGGGGTGGACCGCCGGGAGGGATGATGGGTCCGAGGGGTGCTCCTAGACTTATGGGGATGATGGGAGTGCCCAGAATGAGTGTTCCTCCGTTTCATCGACCTCCATTGGGTCCCAATGCTGCTGGCTCGAATGCAATACCACAGAAGTCCAGGAGTGAAGATGATGATCTGAAGGATCTTGAGGCACTTTTGAATAAGAAGTCTTTCAAAGAATTGCAGAAATCAAAAACTGGTGAGGAGCTTTTGGACCTCATTCATCGGCCTACTGCAAAGGAAACTGCGGTTGCTGCTAAG TTCAAAACTAAAGGTGGTTCCCAACTGAAAGAATACTGCTCATCCCTAACAAAAGAAGACTGCCGACGTCAATCTGGTTCTTTCGTGGCATGTGAGAAG GTTCATTTTCGGCGAATTATTGCTCCACATACTGACATCAATTTAGGAGATTGTTCTTTCCTGGATACTTGCCGCCACATGAAG ACGTGCAAGTATGTTCATTATGAGCTAGATCCAACACCAGATGTGTCACCCATGATAATGGGTGCTTCAACTCTTCCTCCTTCCAAACCTTTAAAGCCTATGCGTGCAGAATATTGTTCACAAGTGGAGCTTGGTGAACCACAATGGATCAATTGTGACATCCGTAACTTCAGAATGGACATTTTAGGGCAATTTGGAGTTATAATGGCAGATCCACCATGGGATATTCATATGGAATTACCATATGGGACTATGGCTGACGATGAAATGCGGAATCTTAATGTTCCTGCACTGCAAACTGATGGTCTGATTTTTCTTTGGGTTACCGGGCGTGCAATGGAGCTTGGACGTGAATG TTTGGAACTCTGGGGATACAAGCGTGTTGAGGAGATCATTTGGGTGAAGACTAATCAACTTCAGCGAATCATTAGAACAGGGAGAACTGGCCATTGGCTGAATCATAGCAAGGAGCATTGCCTTGTTGGAATTAAGGGAGATCCAATAGTTAACAGGAATATCGATACTGATGTTATTGTTGCGGAGGTTAGAGAGACAAGCCGTAAGCCAGATGAG ATGTATCCTCTGTTGGAGAGAATAAGTCCAAGGACGAGAAAGCTAGAGTTATTTGCTCGCATGCACAATACTCATTCAGG GTGGATGTCACTCGGCAATCAGTTGCAAGGAGTTCGCCTGGTCGATGAAGGCCTGCGAGCAAGGTTTAAGGCCGCTTATCCGGAGGTGGAAGTTCAGCCTTCTTCTCCACCAAGGGCTTCCACTATGGATATAGACTCTGGTGCAGCTCCTATGAGGAGTCCATTCTCCCCAACAGAACCAAAGTCGACCGCTACTCAATTTACAGAGCCTGCAGCTCCCGGAGCACCCTACTCTGCTGCTTCGGAAGATAATAAGCCAATGGGTGTAGATGTTGACATGGCTAGCTGA
- the LOC133778666 gene encoding oligopeptide transporter 7 isoform X2 produces MWWPSNLVQVSLFRALHEKEKRTNGGVTRTQFFVIAFICSFAYYVFPGYLFEMLTSLSWICWIFPNSVLAQQLGSGLYGLGIGAFGLDWSTISSYLGSPLASPWFATANVAAGFFFVMYVLTPLCYWLNVYKAKTFPIYSDSLFRSDGQKYNITAIIDSNFHLDLAAYEKEGPLYITTFFAMTYGVGFAALTATIVHVALFHGRDIWKQSKSSFAEKEMDIHTKLMAKYKQVPEWWFIVILLVNIAATVFACEYYNDQLQLPWWGVLLACAIAFFFTLPIGIITAITNQAPGLNIITEYIIGYIYPGYPVANMCFKVYGYISMTQAISFLQDFKLGHYMKIPPRTMFMAQVVGTLIAAFVYLGTAWWLLETIPDICLDTSSLWTCPSDTVFYDASVIWGLIGPRRIFGDLGTYEAVNWFFLGGAIAPILVWFAAKAFPHQEWIRLINMPVLIGATGMMPPATAVNYTTWILAGFLSGFVVYRYKPEWWRRHNYVLSGALDAGLAFMGVLLYFSLGLEDVSLNWWGNDLDGCSLASCPTAKGVVVTGCPVYN; encoded by the exons ATGTGGTGGCCATCTAATTTGGTTCAAGTATCACTCTTCAG GGCCCTACACGAGAAGGAAAAAAGGACCAATGGAGGGGTGACACGTACGCAGTTCTTTGTGATTGCCTTCATCTGCAGCTTTGCTTACTATGTCTTCCCAGGCTACCTCTTCGAAATGCTAACTTCCCTCTCTTGGATATGTTGGATTTTTCCAAACTCTGTCTTGGCCCAACAGCTCGGTTCGGGCCTATATGGGCTTGGGATTGGGGCTTTTGGGCTTGACTGGTCCACTATCTCATCCTACCTTGGAAGCCCACTTGCAAGCCCATGGTTCGCCACAGCCAATGTGGCTGCTGGGTTTTTTTTTGTCATGTATGTGTTGACTCCCTTGTGTTATTGGCTCAATGTCTACAAAGCCAAAACATTTCCAATATATTCAGACAGCTTATTCAGATCAGACGGTCAGAAATACAACATCACAGCCATCATTGACTCCAATTTTCACCTTGACTTGGCTGCTTATGAGAAAGAAGGTCCACTCTACATTACAACTTTTTTTGCTATGACTTATGGTGTGGGCTTTGCAGCTCTTACTGCTACAATTGTTCATGTTGCTCTCTTTCATGGAAG GGATATATGGAAGCAAAGCAAATCAAGTTTTGCAGAGAAAGAAATGGACATACATACTAAACTCATGGCAAAGTATAAGCAAGTGCCTGAGTGGTGGTTCATAGTCATTCTTTTAGTAAATATTGCAGCCACTGTTTTTGCCTGTGAGTACTACAATGACCAGCTCCAGTTGCCTTGGTGGGGTGTTCTATTAGCTTGTGCTATTGCATTTTTTTTCACTCTTCCAATTGGTATCATCACTGCCATTACAAATCAG GCTCCAGGATTGAACATCATAACTGAGTACATAATAGGGTATATCTACCCTGGTTACCCAGTTGCCAACATGTGCTTCAAGGTGTATGGATACATAAGCATGACACAAGCCATAAGTTTTCTACAAGACTTCAAGCTTGGTCACTACATGAAAATCCCACCAAGAACAATGTTCATGGCTCAG GTAGTTGGAACACTCATAGCTGCTTTCGTCTACTTGGGCACGGCCTGGTGGCTGCTAGAGACCATCCCTGACATATGTCTAGACACATCATCCCTCTGGACTTGCCCATCAGACACTGTGTTCTATGATGCATCTGTCATCTGGGGCTTGATTGGTCCGCGCAGAATCTTTGGTGACTTGGGGACTTATGAGGCTGTGAATTGGTTCTTTCTTGGGGGAGCCATTGCTCCAATACTGGTTTGGTTTGCAGCCAAGGCTTTCCCACACCAGGAGTGGATCAGGCTCATCAACATGCCTGTGCTGATAGGCGCCACAGGCATGATGCCACCGGCCACTGCAGTGAACTACACCACTTGGATCCTTGCAGGGTTTCTCTCTGGCTTTGTTGTGTATAGGTACAAACCCGAGTGGTGGCGCCGCCACAACTATGTCCTGTCTGGCGCCCTTGACGCCGGCTTGGCCTTCATGGGGGTGCTCTTGTATTTCAGCTTGGGATTGGAGGATGTTAGCCTCAACTGGTGGGGGAATGACCTTGATGGTTGTTCCTTGGCTTCTTGTCCCACAGCCAAAGGTGTTGTTGTTACTGGTTGCCCAGTTTACAATTGA
- the LOC133778666 gene encoding oligopeptide transporter 7 isoform X1: MDDDSSPEITTPFIPKPKDEEDGSSSSSSKNDVVSSEENSPVEQVALTVPTTDDPTIPVLTFRMWFLGTLSCALLSFLNQFFWYRKEPLSITAISAQIAVVPLGQLMAARLTRRSFLAGTRWEFTLNPGPFNVKEHVLITIFANSGAGTVYAIHIVTVVKIFFKQHITFFVSLIVILTTQVLGFGWAGIYRRYLVEPAAMWWPSNLVQVSLFRALHEKEKRTNGGVTRTQFFVIAFICSFAYYVFPGYLFEMLTSLSWICWIFPNSVLAQQLGSGLYGLGIGAFGLDWSTISSYLGSPLASPWFATANVAAGFFFVMYVLTPLCYWLNVYKAKTFPIYSDSLFRSDGQKYNITAIIDSNFHLDLAAYEKEGPLYITTFFAMTYGVGFAALTATIVHVALFHGRDIWKQSKSSFAEKEMDIHTKLMAKYKQVPEWWFIVILLVNIAATVFACEYYNDQLQLPWWGVLLACAIAFFFTLPIGIITAITNQAPGLNIITEYIIGYIYPGYPVANMCFKVYGYISMTQAISFLQDFKLGHYMKIPPRTMFMAQVVGTLIAAFVYLGTAWWLLETIPDICLDTSSLWTCPSDTVFYDASVIWGLIGPRRIFGDLGTYEAVNWFFLGGAIAPILVWFAAKAFPHQEWIRLINMPVLIGATGMMPPATAVNYTTWILAGFLSGFVVYRYKPEWWRRHNYVLSGALDAGLAFMGVLLYFSLGLEDVSLNWWGNDLDGCSLASCPTAKGVVVTGCPVYN; this comes from the exons ATGGATGACGACTCCTCTCCTGAAATCACAACCCCTTTCA TTCCGAAGCCTAAGGACGAAGAAGATGGCTCCAGCTCCAGCTCGTCCAAAAACGACGTCGTTTCATCGGAGGAGAACTCGCCGGTGGAGCAAGTAGCTCTGACGGTGCCGACCACAGACGATCCCACCATCCCAGTGTTGACTTTCAGAATGTGGTTCTTGGGGACACTTTCGTGTGCTCTCCTCTCATTTCTCAACCAGTTCTTCTGGTACCGTAAGGAGCCACTTTCCATCACCGCCATTTCCGCTCAGATCGCCGTCGTCCCTCTCGGCCAGCTCATGGCAGCTAGGCTCACGCGCCGCTCCTTCCTCGCCGGAACTCGGTGGGAGTTCACCCTCAACCCGGGACCCTTCAACGTCAAGGAACACGTCCTCATCACCATCTTCGCCAACTCCGGCGCCGGCACCGTCTACGCCATCCACATCGTTACGGTGGTGAAGATCTTCTTCAAGCAACACATAACTTTCTTCGTCTCGTTAATTGTCATCCTAACAACTCAG GTGTTAGGGTTCGGTTGGGCTGGGATTTACAGAAGGTATTTGGTGGAGCCAGCGGCCATGTGGTGGCCATCTAATTTGGTTCAAGTATCACTCTTCAG GGCCCTACACGAGAAGGAAAAAAGGACCAATGGAGGGGTGACACGTACGCAGTTCTTTGTGATTGCCTTCATCTGCAGCTTTGCTTACTATGTCTTCCCAGGCTACCTCTTCGAAATGCTAACTTCCCTCTCTTGGATATGTTGGATTTTTCCAAACTCTGTCTTGGCCCAACAGCTCGGTTCGGGCCTATATGGGCTTGGGATTGGGGCTTTTGGGCTTGACTGGTCCACTATCTCATCCTACCTTGGAAGCCCACTTGCAAGCCCATGGTTCGCCACAGCCAATGTGGCTGCTGGGTTTTTTTTTGTCATGTATGTGTTGACTCCCTTGTGTTATTGGCTCAATGTCTACAAAGCCAAAACATTTCCAATATATTCAGACAGCTTATTCAGATCAGACGGTCAGAAATACAACATCACAGCCATCATTGACTCCAATTTTCACCTTGACTTGGCTGCTTATGAGAAAGAAGGTCCACTCTACATTACAACTTTTTTTGCTATGACTTATGGTGTGGGCTTTGCAGCTCTTACTGCTACAATTGTTCATGTTGCTCTCTTTCATGGAAG GGATATATGGAAGCAAAGCAAATCAAGTTTTGCAGAGAAAGAAATGGACATACATACTAAACTCATGGCAAAGTATAAGCAAGTGCCTGAGTGGTGGTTCATAGTCATTCTTTTAGTAAATATTGCAGCCACTGTTTTTGCCTGTGAGTACTACAATGACCAGCTCCAGTTGCCTTGGTGGGGTGTTCTATTAGCTTGTGCTATTGCATTTTTTTTCACTCTTCCAATTGGTATCATCACTGCCATTACAAATCAG GCTCCAGGATTGAACATCATAACTGAGTACATAATAGGGTATATCTACCCTGGTTACCCAGTTGCCAACATGTGCTTCAAGGTGTATGGATACATAAGCATGACACAAGCCATAAGTTTTCTACAAGACTTCAAGCTTGGTCACTACATGAAAATCCCACCAAGAACAATGTTCATGGCTCAG GTAGTTGGAACACTCATAGCTGCTTTCGTCTACTTGGGCACGGCCTGGTGGCTGCTAGAGACCATCCCTGACATATGTCTAGACACATCATCCCTCTGGACTTGCCCATCAGACACTGTGTTCTATGATGCATCTGTCATCTGGGGCTTGATTGGTCCGCGCAGAATCTTTGGTGACTTGGGGACTTATGAGGCTGTGAATTGGTTCTTTCTTGGGGGAGCCATTGCTCCAATACTGGTTTGGTTTGCAGCCAAGGCTTTCCCACACCAGGAGTGGATCAGGCTCATCAACATGCCTGTGCTGATAGGCGCCACAGGCATGATGCCACCGGCCACTGCAGTGAACTACACCACTTGGATCCTTGCAGGGTTTCTCTCTGGCTTTGTTGTGTATAGGTACAAACCCGAGTGGTGGCGCCGCCACAACTATGTCCTGTCTGGCGCCCTTGACGCCGGCTTGGCCTTCATGGGGGTGCTCTTGTATTTCAGCTTGGGATTGGAGGATGTTAGCCTCAACTGGTGGGGGAATGACCTTGATGGTTGTTCCTTGGCTTCTTGTCCCACAGCCAAAGGTGTTGTTGTTACTGGTTGCCCAGTTTACAATTGA